Proteins encoded within one genomic window of Candidatus Effluviviaceae Genus V sp.:
- a CDS encoding GWxTD domain-containing protein, translating into MIEQIGYVASRDEVERLLDTPPDQRDEAWEAFWASRDPTPDDGVNEFRREFIRRIGYANLHFRSTVPGWRTDMGRIYIQYGEPDDVESQPVGRMLNAWEVWYYYREHTKFVFVDREGFGEFALVERTRI; encoded by the coding sequence ATGATCGAGCAGATAGGGTACGTCGCCTCGCGGGACGAGGTCGAGCGGCTCCTCGACACGCCCCCCGACCAGCGCGACGAGGCATGGGAGGCGTTCTGGGCCTCGCGCGACCCGACGCCCGACGACGGTGTCAACGAGTTCAGGCGCGAGTTCATCCGGCGCATCGGATACGCGAACCTGCACTTCCGCTCGACGGTGCCGGGCTGGCGGACCGACATGGGACGCATCTACATACAGTACGGCGAGCCCGACGACGTCGAGTCTCAGCCGGTCGGCCGCATGCTGAACGCCTGGGAGGTCTGGTACTACTACAGGGAGCACACCAAGTTCGTGTTCGTCGATCGCGAGGGTTTCGGCGAGTTCGCGCTCGTCGAGAGAACGAGGATCTAG
- a CDS encoding biopolymer transporter ExbD, with protein sequence MQLNRKAGSGARIPTSSMADIAFLLIIFFMVTTIFKLEQGLAITLPRSEAGEKIPREKVAHIWIDRNGTISIDDLIIDVQDIEPMILRKIRENPALIVSFNTDEDASYQVVNLAMDRLKLANALRVSFTTQPQEG encoded by the coding sequence GTGCAGCTGAACAGAAAAGCAGGGAGTGGCGCGAGGATCCCGACGTCGTCGATGGCGGACATCGCGTTCCTGCTGATCATCTTCTTCATGGTGACGACGATCTTCAAGCTGGAGCAGGGCCTGGCGATCACGCTGCCGAGGTCCGAGGCCGGCGAGAAGATCCCCCGTGAGAAGGTGGCGCACATCTGGATCGACAGGAACGGCACGATCTCCATCGACGATCTGATCATCGACGTTCAGGACATCGAGCCGATGATCCTCAGGAAGATCCGTGAGAACCCCGCGTTGATCGTCTCGTTCAACACGGACGAGGATGCCTCATACCAGGTGGTCAACCTGGCTATGGACAGGCTGAAGCTGGCGAACGCGCTCAGGGTCTCGTTCACGACGCAGCCACAGGAAGGGTAG
- a CDS encoding FtsX-like permease family protein, whose amino-acid sequence MTQPNDNPGAAHREPRSGVDRMRENVIAAGKAIWANRMRSLLTSVGILIGVMNVVAMVGLISGVNESVLDVFRQLGTNTFIVQKFPAANVNWEQYLEYSRRPDFTMADAEAILETCPAVEAISPQSIVSQKVRYRNVSTREIAIMGATPEQQYISDSEVGDGRFFARPEAERRRQVVVLGDAVRQHLFGSNDPIGEDVRIGGRRFRVVGTMEPLGEMFGQSMDDYCIIPFQTVRKLYGERLTTRLSIKATSGDEIDDAMAQVERLLRSRRGLRADDPNNFELITQAQLVEMYENLTRVTWIVMIGISAIALVVGGVGIMNIMLVSVTERTREIGIRKAVGARSRDILSQFLVESSVLSGLGGLFGFGVAVGLLEFVSTVTPIPAAVEPWSVALAIGVSVSVGIFFGLYPASKAARLDPIVALRYE is encoded by the coding sequence ATGACGCAGCCGAACGACAACCCAGGCGCAGCTCACCGCGAGCCCCGTTCGGGTGTCGACCGCATGCGGGAGAACGTCATCGCGGCCGGCAAGGCGATCTGGGCGAACAGGATGCGGTCGCTTCTGACCTCGGTCGGCATCCTGATCGGCGTCATGAACGTCGTCGCCATGGTCGGCCTCATCTCCGGCGTTAACGAGAGCGTCCTCGACGTCTTTCGCCAGCTCGGCACGAACACCTTCATCGTTCAGAAGTTCCCGGCGGCGAACGTCAACTGGGAGCAGTACCTCGAGTACTCCCGGCGTCCTGACTTCACGATGGCGGACGCCGAGGCGATCCTCGAGACCTGTCCCGCGGTCGAGGCCATCTCCCCCCAATCGATCGTCAGCCAGAAGGTGCGCTATCGGAACGTCTCCACGCGTGAGATCGCGATCATGGGGGCGACGCCGGAACAGCAGTACATCTCCGACAGCGAGGTCGGTGACGGACGCTTCTTCGCGAGGCCTGAGGCCGAGCGCCGCCGGCAGGTCGTGGTTCTCGGCGATGCGGTCAGGCAGCACCTGTTCGGGTCGAACGACCCGATCGGCGAGGACGTCCGCATCGGAGGCCGCCGCTTCAGGGTCGTCGGCACCATGGAGCCGCTCGGAGAGATGTTCGGGCAGAGCATGGACGATTACTGCATCATCCCGTTCCAGACGGTCCGGAAGCTCTACGGAGAGAGGTTGACGACCCGCCTGTCGATCAAGGCGACGAGCGGCGACGAGATCGACGATGCCATGGCGCAGGTCGAGCGGCTGCTGCGCTCGCGCCGCGGGCTCCGGGCCGACGACCCGAACAACTTCGAACTCATCACACAGGCGCAGCTCGTGGAGATGTACGAGAACTTGACCCGCGTTACATGGATCGTCATGATAGGAATATCGGCGATCGCGCTCGTCGTGGGAGGAGTGGGCATCATGAACATCATGCTCGTCTCGGTGACCGAGCGGACGCGTGAGATCGGCATCAGGAAGGCCGTCGGAGCGCGCTCGAGGGACATCCTCTCGCAGTTCCTCGTCGAGTCGTCGGTGCTTTCGGGTCTCGGCGGCCTCTTCGGTTTCGGTGTCGCCGTCGGGCTTCTCGAGTTCGTGTCGACCGTCACGCCGATCCCGGCGGCCGTGGAGCCCTGGTCGGTCGCGCTCGCCATAGGAGTATCCGTGTCCGTCGGCATCTTCTTCGGACTCTACCCGGCGTCGAAGGCGGCGCGCCTCGATCCGATCGTCGCCCTGAGGTACGAGTGA
- a CDS encoding amidohydrolase family protein → MPHSKTLLTGTIRTTAFDDPADWLIFSDGRVQRSGRGRPPDEPDSVCRTLSLPRGAVAVPVLHDAHVHLMGTGLLGLGVDLSGVSEVAEALELLRSAARDHEGPVLRAHSFEPDTLTEPRYPTMSELDSAVGERPVFVRRRDGHSSAVNSAAFELMGLTAETTGVVTDAAGAPNGTLTRDAHSLAASVSAELVTREEAVGALRLASEAALRAGAGVVHALVGRSDPEDREIELVLDVEDELPVDVVVYPQTTDVDRVAALGLPRIGGCILLDGSFGSRSAALMSPYDDGEGDGTLYFDDDELVSFLRRAHARGMQTALHAIGDRAILQAVRCLERAAGGEAADARHRIEHCELVGPAALSRIARLGVGVCVQPAFERFWGGPGGLYERRLGAARMRSTNPLRAMLDAGIPLGGGSDSYVTPIDPLGGMAAAVAHPTPEHRIEPAEALDLFTRGAARLAFDEARVGTLLPGAEASFTVLGRDPVEAGGEVDGISVLGVYLRGRRVYSGPS, encoded by the coding sequence TTGCCGCACTCGAAGACCCTTCTCACCGGCACCATCCGCACGACCGCCTTCGATGACCCGGCCGATTGGCTGATCTTCTCGGACGGTCGCGTCCAGCGGTCGGGCCGAGGACGCCCGCCCGACGAGCCGGACTCCGTCTGCCGAACGCTCTCTCTTCCCCGCGGCGCCGTTGCCGTCCCCGTCCTGCACGACGCACACGTCCATCTGATGGGCACGGGACTTCTCGGTCTCGGCGTCGACCTCTCCGGAGTCTCCGAGGTCGCGGAAGCACTGGAGCTGCTGCGTTCCGCGGCCCGAGACCACGAAGGTCCGGTTCTGAGGGCACATTCGTTCGAGCCCGACACGCTGACCGAGCCGCGCTACCCGACGATGTCGGAACTCGACTCGGCCGTCGGAGAACGCCCGGTCTTCGTTCGCCGGAGGGACGGTCACAGCTCGGCCGTCAACAGCGCGGCCTTCGAGCTGATGGGGCTGACGGCCGAGACGACGGGGGTCGTGACCGACGCCGCCGGAGCGCCCAACGGGACGCTCACGCGCGACGCGCACTCCCTCGCGGCGTCCGTCTCGGCGGAGCTCGTGACGCGGGAGGAGGCGGTCGGGGCGCTCCGTCTCGCCTCGGAGGCGGCGCTTCGTGCCGGGGCGGGCGTCGTTCACGCCCTCGTCGGACGCTCCGACCCGGAGGACCGGGAGATCGAACTCGTGCTCGACGTCGAGGACGAGCTCCCGGTCGACGTCGTTGTCTATCCACAGACGACCGACGTCGACCGCGTGGCCGCCCTCGGCCTGCCGAGGATCGGCGGCTGTATCCTCCTCGACGGTTCGTTCGGGTCGCGCAGCGCAGCGCTGATGAGCCCGTACGACGACGGCGAGGGCGACGGCACCCTCTACTTCGACGACGATGAGCTGGTCTCGTTCCTCAGGAGGGCGCACGCCCGCGGGATGCAGACCGCGCTCCACGCCATCGGCGACCGTGCGATCCTCCAGGCCGTCCGGTGTCTCGAGAGGGCGGCCGGCGGCGAGGCGGCCGACGCGCGGCACAGGATCGAACACTGCGAACTCGTCGGCCCTGCGGCACTGAGCCGGATCGCCCGGCTCGGGGTCGGCGTGTGCGTGCAGCCGGCGTTCGAGCGGTTCTGGGGTGGACCCGGTGGGCTCTACGAGCGGCGCCTGGGGGCGGCGCGCATGCGCTCGACGAACCCACTCAGAGCGATGCTCGACGCCGGGATCCCGCTGGGCGGCGGCTCGGACTCGTACGTCACCCCGATCGACCCGCTCGGCGGGATGGCCGCGGCCGTCGCGCACCCGACCCCCGAGCACCGCATCGAGCCCGCCGAGGCGCTCGACCTCTTCACGCGGGGCGCCGCCCGGCTGGCGTTCGACGAGGCCAGGGTCGGCACGCTGCTGCCGGGCGCCGAGGCCAGCTTCACGGTCCTGGGCCGCGACCCGGTCGAGGCGGGTGGGGAAGTGGACGGGATCTCGGTGCTGGGTGTCTACCTGCGTGGAAGGCGGGTCTACTCCGGTCCGTCGTAG
- a CDS encoding FtsX-like permease family protein encodes MDLRETLFSAVRTLLSHKLRTALTMLGIVIGSSALVAVMSLIAGLNSSVAAQFQSIGTDIISVGKYPWVQMGDEEDYGRRKDITLEDSEAVGRLPSIGLVAPNIHTRRNVSHDGTTLRFTLVSGSTPEYETIDNFPVEEGRFVTGIDVDRRRQVAVIGADIVAELFPVRDPIGSDVRIGGKRFTVVGILEAKGEILGSSQDDIVIIPITTFEKAFGSRRSVVIDAQPADGVPVNEAVDDIRQLMRLRRKVPRGEPDDFAVNTQDDLMSSYEALTGVLYIAMTGIVGLALLVGGIGVMNVMLVSVAERTREIGVRKAIGAKRRDITMQFLVESIILTFLGGAVGIGVGAGLGLLVKAATPLPATITPTSVALAAGFALVTGLLFGVYPASRAGRLNPIEALRYE; translated from the coding sequence ATGGACCTCCGTGAGACGCTCTTCTCCGCGGTCAGGACGCTGCTGTCACACAAGCTGAGGACGGCCCTGACGATGCTCGGCATCGTCATCGGCTCGTCGGCGCTCGTGGCCGTCATGTCGCTCATCGCGGGCCTGAACTCCAGCGTCGCGGCCCAGTTCCAGTCGATCGGGACCGACATCATCTCTGTGGGGAAGTACCCCTGGGTCCAGATGGGCGACGAGGAGGACTACGGTCGCAGGAAGGACATCACCCTGGAGGACAGTGAGGCGGTCGGCCGTCTGCCGTCGATCGGTCTCGTCGCCCCCAACATCCACACGCGCAGAAACGTCTCGCACGACGGGACCACGCTCCGGTTCACGCTGGTGAGCGGGAGCACACCCGAGTACGAGACGATCGACAACTTCCCGGTCGAGGAGGGGCGCTTCGTCACAGGCATCGACGTCGACAGGCGGCGCCAGGTCGCCGTCATCGGGGCCGACATCGTCGCCGAGCTCTTCCCCGTGCGGGACCCGATAGGCAGCGACGTGAGGATCGGCGGGAAGCGGTTCACGGTCGTGGGCATTCTCGAGGCCAAGGGGGAGATCCTCGGGTCGAGCCAGGACGACATCGTCATCATCCCGATCACGACCTTCGAGAAGGCCTTCGGCAGCAGACGCTCCGTCGTGATCGATGCGCAGCCGGCCGACGGCGTGCCTGTCAATGAGGCCGTCGACGACATCCGGCAGCTGATGAGGCTCAGACGGAAGGTGCCGCGGGGCGAGCCGGACGACTTCGCCGTCAACACGCAGGACGACCTGATGAGCTCCTACGAAGCGCTGACAGGCGTGCTCTACATCGCCATGACGGGGATCGTGGGGCTCGCGCTCCTCGTGGGCGGCATCGGCGTGATGAACGTGATGCTCGTTTCGGTCGCGGAGCGGACGCGGGAGATCGGCGTGAGGAAGGCCATCGGAGCGAAGCGGCGCGACATCACGATGCAGTTCCTCGTCGAGTCGATCATCCTGACGTTCCTCGGGGGCGCCGTGGGGATCGGCGTCGGGGCCGGACTCGGACTCCTCGTCAAGGCGGCGACGCCGCTCCCGGCTACGATCACGCCGACCTCCGTCGCGCTCGCTGCAGGGTTCGCGCTGGTGACGGGGCTCCTGTTCGGCGTCTACCCGGCGTCCCGAGCCGGCCGACTCAATCCAATCGAAGCGCTGAGGTACGAGTGA
- the lpdA gene encoding dihydrolipoyl dehydrogenase: MGKRYDLVVVGGGPGGYVAAIRAAQLGLDVALVEKEDVGGVCLNWGCIPTKTLLRSAAVLDAARNAGDYGLVVEDARPDQDLLRQRKESVVERLRSGTEKILSKRGVDIVRGDASVAEPGAVVVSGDGERVDIESGHIILATGSGPLVPSSFPYDGDRVWTSRDALDGLRIPGSIVVIGGGAVGCEFAGFYSSMGTDVTLVEMLDEILPGEDPGAARLLRAAFRKRGVDVRPGTRVEGIEIGDDSVTTTLEGGDEVNTERVLLAMGRRPAIDGAGIPELGLATKDGAVVVDDAMRTSVEGIAAVGDLVGGWLLAHVASREGIVAAERAAGRETTMSYRTVPRVTFTHPEVASVGVTESEARDQGLDISTGRFPFAASGKAVAEGEGTGFVKVIADADDGVLLGGVIAGPGASELVHEIALGVQMRVQAEAVAEMIHAHPTLPEAVMEACEAVDGLSIHSL, translated from the coding sequence ATGGGGAAGAGATACGACCTTGTGGTCGTCGGGGGAGGCCCCGGCGGTTATGTCGCCGCGATCCGTGCGGCACAGCTCGGGCTCGACGTCGCGCTCGTCGAGAAGGAGGACGTCGGGGGCGTCTGCCTGAACTGGGGCTGCATTCCGACCAAGACCCTGCTGCGAAGCGCCGCCGTACTGGACGCCGCGAGGAACGCCGGGGACTATGGTCTGGTCGTCGAGGACGCGAGACCCGATCAGGACCTCCTCAGACAGCGCAAGGAGAGCGTCGTCGAGCGGCTCAGGAGCGGGACCGAGAAGATCCTCTCGAAACGCGGCGTCGACATCGTCCGGGGAGACGCGTCCGTCGCGGAGCCCGGGGCCGTCGTCGTCAGCGGCGACGGGGAGCGCGTCGACATCGAGTCCGGGCACATCATCCTGGCGACAGGTTCCGGCCCCCTCGTTCCGTCGTCCTTCCCGTACGACGGGGACAGGGTCTGGACGAGTCGGGACGCGCTCGACGGGCTCCGGATCCCCGGGAGCATCGTCGTCATAGGCGGCGGCGCGGTCGGTTGTGAGTTCGCCGGCTTCTACTCGTCGATGGGGACCGACGTGACGCTCGTGGAGATGCTGGATGAGATCCTGCCCGGAGAGGACCCCGGTGCGGCACGGCTGCTCCGGGCGGCTTTCAGGAAGCGCGGCGTCGACGTGCGGCCCGGGACCCGCGTCGAGGGGATCGAAATCGGCGACGACTCGGTCACGACGACGCTCGAGGGGGGCGACGAGGTCAACACCGAGCGCGTCCTGCTGGCCATGGGGCGGCGTCCGGCGATCGACGGCGCGGGGATCCCGGAGCTCGGTCTGGCGACGAAGGACGGGGCCGTCGTGGTCGACGACGCCATGCGGACGTCGGTCGAGGGGATCGCTGCCGTCGGCGACCTCGTCGGCGGGTGGCTTCTCGCCCACGTCGCGTCGCGCGAGGGGATCGTTGCGGCCGAGCGGGCGGCCGGCCGGGAGACGACGATGAGCTACCGGACCGTGCCGCGCGTCACCTTCACGCACCCCGAGGTGGCCAGCGTGGGCGTGACGGAGAGCGAGGCCCGGGATCAGGGCCTCGACATCTCGACGGGGCGCTTCCCGTTCGCCGCCTCGGGCAAAGCGGTCGCGGAGGGCGAGGGCACGGGATTCGTCAAGGTGATCGCAGACGCGGACGACGGCGTCCTGCTGGGCGGCGTCATCGCGGGACCGGGCGCCAGCGAACTGGTGCACGAGATCGCTCTCGGGGTGCAGATGCGGGTCCAGGCGGAGGCGGTCGCGGAGATGATCCACGCGCATCCGACACTTCCCGAGGCCGTCATGGAGGCGTGCGAGGCCGTCGACGGTCTCTCGATCCACTCGCTGTGA
- a CDS encoding efflux RND transporter periplasmic adaptor subunit yields MDKKRRNILVLVAIAVIVGATLWANLGIDRKDRTEVDVDRVERGTIVAKVSGPGRVRAVTTVQISSSLMGRITELGVDEGDMVERGDFLLRLEDVWYVSQVEQSRAQVDRARAELATAERELSDLTEQYRLDLASEKDLHDAQRMVEALTKSLESAKASLRAAEDQLDKTVFHSPIDGVVTRLNVEEGENVVTGTMNAPGTVIMTISDLPNMEVEAEIDETDIVDVRVGQPAEIEVEALADTLLPGTVTEVGNSGVTSMAGTQEEVTNFLVTVRVDRPHQALKPGMTATVEITTAVHEDVLNVPIQAVALRKPSELERSEDEDEAEEPRRLRSDRDDEEEEIEGVFVVEDEEARFVPVATGIADELSIEVEGELEDGQLVVSGPYRELRELRNGDALEYDEDEVTTEGGNIDAEDAPDEATE; encoded by the coding sequence ATGGACAAGAAGAGACGGAACATCCTGGTCCTCGTGGCGATCGCCGTCATCGTCGGGGCGACGCTCTGGGCGAACCTGGGGATCGACCGGAAGGACCGGACCGAGGTCGACGTCGACCGCGTCGAGCGCGGTACGATCGTCGCGAAGGTCTCGGGCCCCGGCCGGGTACGGGCCGTGACGACCGTCCAGATCAGCTCGAGCCTCATGGGACGCATCACCGAGCTGGGTGTCGACGAGGGTGACATGGTCGAGCGGGGCGACTTCCTGCTCCGGCTCGAGGACGTCTGGTACGTGTCGCAGGTGGAGCAGTCGCGCGCCCAGGTCGACCGCGCCCGCGCCGAGCTGGCGACGGCCGAGCGGGAGCTATCGGATCTGACGGAGCAGTACAGGCTCGACCTGGCCTCGGAGAAGGATCTGCATGACGCCCAGCGCATGGTCGAGGCTCTCACCAAGTCGCTCGAGTCTGCGAAGGCGTCGCTTCGGGCCGCCGAGGACCAGCTCGACAAGACGGTCTTCCACTCGCCGATCGACGGCGTCGTCACGCGTCTGAACGTCGAGGAGGGCGAGAACGTGGTCACCGGCACGATGAACGCGCCGGGCACCGTGATCATGACGATATCCGACCTCCCGAACATGGAGGTCGAGGCCGAGATCGACGAGACGGACATCGTCGATGTCCGCGTCGGCCAGCCGGCCGAGATCGAGGTCGAGGCGCTGGCCGACACGCTCCTTCCGGGCACGGTCACCGAGGTGGGGAACTCCGGTGTGACGAGCATGGCCGGTACCCAGGAGGAGGTGACGAACTTCCTCGTGACCGTTCGCGTCGACAGGCCGCACCAGGCTCTCAAGCCCGGCATGACGGCCACCGTCGAGATCACGACGGCCGTGCACGAGGACGTGCTGAACGTCCCGATCCAGGCGGTCGCGCTCAGGAAGCCCTCGGAGCTCGAGAGGAGCGAGGACGAAGACGAGGCAGAGGAGCCGAGGAGGCTCCGCAGTGATCGCGACGACGAAGAGGAGGAGATCGAGGGTGTCTTCGTGGTCGAGGACGAGGAGGCCCGTTTCGTGCCCGTCGCTACCGGCATCGCGGACGAGCTTTCCATCGAGGTCGAGGGCGAGCTCGAGGACGGACAGCTCGTGGTGTCGGGTCCCTACCGCGAGCTCAGAGAGCTCCGGAACGGCGACGCGCTCGAGTACGACGAGGATGAAGTGACGACCGAGGGCGGGAACATCGACGCCGAGGACGCGCCCGATGAAGCGACCGAGTAG
- a CDS encoding TonB family protein, translated as MSPYLQMHMTAEQRLKDAYPRTFRLAVIVAIVIHALMFLLIPEIQVKPYKLRERQEIVAVEIPDQIKVPPPPKEEAKPQVPTEIEPSEEATAEETIASTELDIEAPPEIPPPPTRTEFFTAYDTPPQVVRQVPPEYPELAKMSELEGVVMVQIGVDEFGNVVEAKVLQGIEGLNDAAIEAVMQWKFTPAKQRDVPVPVRIVVPIRFVLRG; from the coding sequence ATGAGTCCTTATCTTCAGATGCACATGACCGCGGAACAGCGTCTCAAGGACGCTTACCCGAGGACGTTCCGTCTGGCGGTCATCGTCGCGATCGTGATCCACGCTCTGATGTTCCTGCTCATCCCGGAGATCCAGGTCAAGCCCTACAAGCTCCGGGAGCGACAGGAGATCGTGGCGGTCGAGATCCCGGACCAGATCAAGGTGCCGCCGCCTCCGAAGGAGGAGGCGAAGCCCCAGGTCCCGACGGAGATCGAGCCGAGCGAGGAGGCGACCGCAGAGGAGACCATTGCCTCGACGGAGCTTGACATCGAGGCGCCGCCGGAGATTCCGCCGCCGCCCACAAGGACCGAGTTCTTCACTGCCTACGACACCCCGCCTCAGGTCGTGAGGCAGGTGCCGCCCGAGTACCCCGAGCTCGCGAAGATGTCCGAGCTCGAGGGTGTCGTCATGGTGCAGATCGGCGTCGACGAGTTCGGCAACGTCGTCGAGGCCAAGGTCCTTCAGGGCATCGAGGGGCTGAACGACGCGGCGATCGAAGCGGTCATGCAGTGGAAGTTCACGCCGGCGAAGCAGCGCGATGTGCCGGTACCGGTGCGCATCGTTGTGCCGATCAGATTCGTCCTCCGGGGCTAG
- a CDS encoding aspartate kinase, with translation MGLIVRKYGGTSLEGRDRIMNVAERVAALRAEGHDVVVVVSARGGTTDLLLEEARAITPAPVQRELDMLMTAGERISMSLLAIALNAIGCPAISFTGSQVGIITDTRHTAARILEVRPHRVRKELERGAVVVVGGFQGVSTTKEVTTLGRGGSDTTAVALAAALEAERCEILTDVDAVYTADPRRVPEARPVSELSYEDMAELARFGATVLKEDAILFAERNGIALSIGASDRDVPGTIVLERPACDDGVTAVTHLTGAWLVVSDENRSADAVSRLEDSGLRPVATFSVEGRTAVAVEGAPGIARPDGALDVTLVCLTGCEAGSPRSMRAILSGVERAGGRIVAAAGSARTARAAVETETPDEVLRAVHEELFYDGPE, from the coding sequence GTGGGGCTGATCGTCAGAAAATACGGTGGCACCTCGCTCGAGGGTCGCGACCGCATCATGAACGTCGCAGAGCGGGTCGCCGCGCTCCGCGCGGAGGGCCACGACGTGGTCGTTGTCGTGTCGGCACGCGGCGGCACGACCGACCTGCTGCTCGAGGAGGCCCGCGCCATCACGCCGGCTCCGGTCCAGCGGGAGCTCGACATGCTGATGACCGCAGGCGAGCGGATCTCCATGTCGCTTCTGGCCATCGCCCTCAACGCCATCGGCTGTCCCGCGATATCGTTCACAGGCTCACAGGTCGGCATCATCACGGACACGCGCCACACGGCGGCCCGCATTCTCGAGGTGCGTCCACATCGCGTCAGGAAGGAACTCGAACGAGGAGCGGTCGTGGTCGTCGGGGGCTTCCAGGGCGTCAGCACCACCAAGGAAGTGACGACGCTCGGGCGGGGCGGCTCCGACACGACGGCCGTCGCGCTCGCCGCGGCGCTCGAGGCCGAGCGCTGTGAGATCCTGACCGATGTCGACGCGGTCTACACGGCCGATCCGCGACGCGTGCCGGAGGCGCGCCCGGTGTCGGAGCTCTCCTACGAGGACATGGCCGAGCTGGCGCGCTTCGGCGCGACCGTGCTCAAGGAGGACGCGATCCTCTTCGCCGAGCGTAACGGGATCGCGCTCAGCATCGGCGCCAGCGACCGCGACGTGCCCGGGACGATCGTCCTCGAACGCCCCGCGTGCGACGACGGCGTGACGGCCGTGACGCACCTGACGGGAGCCTGGCTCGTCGTCTCCGACGAGAACCGTTCGGCCGACGCGGTCTCGCGACTCGAGGACTCAGGGCTTCGTCCCGTCGCGACGTTCTCCGTGGAGGGACGCACGGCCGTCGCGGTCGAGGGCGCGCCCGGAATCGCCCGGCCCGACGGGGCGCTCGACGTGACCCTCGTGTGTCTGACGGGATGTGAGGCCGGCTCGCCCCGGTCGATGAGGGCTATCCTCTCAGGCGTCGAGCGTGCCGGAGGGCGCATCGTGGCGGCGGCCGGCTCCGCCAGAACCGCCAGGGCGGCCGTCGAGACGGAGACGCCCGACGAGGTGCTTCGGGCTGTTCACGAGGAGCTCTTCTACGACGGACCGGAGTAG
- a CDS encoding MotA/TolQ/ExbB proton channel family protein yields the protein MEEEPTEPEPQPQSGFAQSGLVEFFNKGGNFMWALLVLAIIGLAVIIERAITLQRAKADVKSLMERVVGALKRGKYEEAVQICADTTGPIPQILHAGLRQAKKGTVAVEKAIETAGIIEMSFLERGLIILATVANVAPLVGFLGTVSGMVSAFEAIAQAEQVSAKLVASGISEALITTMTGLIIAVPTQIGHNLFVQRIDRFVVEMEDSAAELVDTLATMESGE from the coding sequence ATGGAAGAGGAACCCACCGAGCCTGAGCCGCAGCCGCAGTCCGGCTTCGCTCAGAGCGGGCTCGTCGAGTTCTTCAATAAGGGCGGCAACTTCATGTGGGCCCTTTTGGTGCTCGCGATCATCGGCCTGGCCGTGATCATCGAGCGCGCGATCACGCTCCAGCGGGCCAAGGCCGACGTCAAGAGCCTCATGGAGAGGGTGGTCGGAGCGCTCAAGCGCGGGAAGTACGAGGAGGCCGTCCAGATCTGCGCCGACACGACCGGTCCCATTCCGCAGATCCTGCACGCGGGACTCCGTCAGGCGAAGAAGGGCACCGTCGCGGTCGAGAAGGCCATCGAGACGGCGGGCATCATCGAGATGTCGTTCCTCGAGCGAGGCCTGATCATCCTGGCGACGGTCGCGAACGTCGCGCCGCTCGTCGGGTTCCTGGGAACGGTCTCCGGCATGGTCTCGGCGTTCGAGGCGATCGCGCAGGCCGAGCAGGTCAGCGCCAAGCTCGTCGCGAGTGGTATCTCCGAGGCCCTCATCACGACGATGACGGGTCTCATCATCGCCGTTCCGACGCAGATCGGTCACAACCTGTTCGTGCAGCGCATCGACCGCTTTGTGGTCGAGATGGAGGACAGCGCCGCCGAGCTGGTCGACACACTGGCGACCATGGAGTCCGGAGAGTAG
- a CDS encoding ATP-binding cassette domain-containing protein — protein sequence MDIDMNVDENEYVAIMGPSGSGKSTLMNIVGCLDTPTAGIYRLKGHGISTLDDDALADIRSAEIGFVFQTFNLLPRMTAFQNVELPLIYGHGDRRSRADRVWETLDAVGLRERAHHRPNELSGGQRQRVAIARALINRPSIILADEPTGNLDSRTGEEIMGIFNELRARGNTIILVTHEEYIAEHAHRIIRLRDGRIESDRAT from the coding sequence ATGGACATCGATATGAACGTCGACGAGAACGAGTACGTGGCCATCATGGGCCCCTCGGGCTCGGGCAAGTCGACGCTCATGAACATCGTCGGGTGTCTCGACACCCCGACGGCCGGGATCTACCGGCTGAAGGGACACGGAATCTCGACCCTCGATGACGACGCCCTGGCCGACATCAGGAGCGCCGAGATCGGATTCGTGTTCCAGACCTTCAACCTCCTGCCGAGAATGACCGCCTTCCAGAACGTCGAACTACCCCTCATCTACGGTCACGGCGACCGCCGGTCCCGTGCCGACCGCGTGTGGGAGACCCTTGATGCCGTGGGTCTCCGGGAGCGCGCGCACCACAGACCGAACGAACTCTCCGGAGGTCAGCGACAGCGCGTGGCCATCGCCCGTGCGCTCATCAACCGGCCCTCGATCATCCTGGCCGACGAGCCGACCGGCAACCTCGACTCGAGGACGGGCGAGGAGATCATGGGCATCTTCAACGAGCTTCGTGCGCGTGGGAACACGATCATCCTCGTAACGCACGAGGAGTACATCGCAGAGCATGCGCACCGGATCATCCGACTTCGCGACGGCCGCATCGAGAGCGACCGGGCGACGTAG